One region of Peribacillus simplex genomic DNA includes:
- a CDS encoding alpha/beta fold hydrolase, translating to MEIRVNQIVLNGHTFQYRESGDVSAPQLVVLHALGKSAESWDQVAAALGENYRVLALDQRGHGGSARTNTYSFELMCNDLLHFANAMNLGRFSLIGHSMGGTVSYLFSQAFPSRIERLIVEDTPPPFSDRPIEVPSKPSGPLPFDWQVVPSILRQLNEPNPEWWARLTDIIMPTLVVGGGSSHIPQNKLQEVSELIPNCELVTIEDAGHFVHEDNLPAFLAAVKSFLIS from the coding sequence ATGGAAATACGGGTTAATCAAATTGTATTGAATGGACACACGTTTCAATACCGGGAGAGCGGGGATGTTTCTGCACCGCAGCTTGTTGTTCTTCACGCACTGGGTAAAAGTGCAGAGTCATGGGATCAAGTGGCTGCTGCATTAGGAGAAAATTATCGCGTATTAGCATTAGATCAACGAGGCCACGGTGGGAGTGCGAGAACTAATACATACAGTTTTGAATTGATGTGCAATGATTTGCTTCATTTTGCGAATGCTATGAATTTGGGAAGGTTTTCGCTAATAGGGCATTCCATGGGGGGAACAGTTTCCTATCTTTTCTCACAAGCATTTCCATCGAGGATTGAAAGGTTGATTGTCGAAGACACTCCTCCTCCTTTTTCGGATAGACCAATCGAAGTTCCTTCCAAACCTTCTGGCCCTCTGCCGTTTGATTGGCAGGTTGTGCCTTCGATTCTAAGGCAACTGAATGAACCCAATCCCGAATGGTGGGCGCGTCTTACGGACATTATCATGCCAACTCTTGTTGTAGGCGGTGGGTCGAGTCATATTCCCCAAAACAAATTGCAGGAAGTTTCCGAGCTTATTCCTAATTGCGAATTGGTGACGATAGAGGATGCCGGGCATTTTGTGCATGAAGATAATTTACCAGCCTTCTTAGCTGCCGTGAAGAGTTTTCTTATTTCATGA
- a CDS encoding TetR/AcrR family transcriptional regulator, with amino-acid sequence MSNNNTGIDRRIRKSKLALRDSLISLMQHKDFREISITDIVERADLNRGTFYKHYQYKEELLEEVMEDVIADLIISYREPYKNVDTFTINELTASVIKIFEHVANYANIYTLILKSNAWPKLLERICNELKKLPLEDLEDYRPNPKINKELASSYQAYAILGMIIEWVNTGFKYSADYMAEQLLEIIGNKPVNAVYKINHTFKDARQ; translated from the coding sequence ATGTCCAATAATAACACTGGGATTGATAGGAGGATCAGGAAATCCAAACTGGCTTTGAGAGATTCTCTCATATCATTAATGCAACACAAGGATTTCAGGGAAATATCGATTACTGACATTGTAGAACGCGCCGACCTTAATCGGGGTACATTTTACAAACACTATCAGTACAAAGAGGAACTGCTTGAAGAAGTCATGGAGGATGTCATAGCCGATTTGATCATATCTTACAGGGAACCTTATAAAAATGTCGATACGTTCACCATAAATGAACTAACGGCTTCAGTAATCAAAATATTTGAACATGTAGCTAACTATGCAAACATTTATACCCTTATCCTAAAGTCGAATGCATGGCCTAAATTACTGGAAAGGATTTGTAATGAATTGAAGAAACTTCCATTGGAGGACCTGGAAGATTACCGGCCGAACCCTAAGATCAATAAAGAACTTGCCTCCAGTTACCAAGCATATGCGATATTAGGCATGATCATCGAATGGGTCAACACTGGATTCAAGTATAGCGCTGACTATATGGCTGAACAATTGCTGGAAATCATCGGCAACAAACCAGTAAACGCCGTTTATAAAATAAACCATACATTTAAAGATGCCAGGCAGTAA
- a CDS encoding amino acid permease, with protein sequence MTTKANCSSAKGKTVQDSKSSGEQQGDMKWWQLSLVGVGCTIGTGYFLGSTIGIKTTGPSIVFSFVLAALGTYIVYNLLAKMTAADPQEGSFCYYANKAFGRWAGFSCGWNYWSSNILIMGSQLTALSLLSQFWFPKVPLWLFAAGFAIISIFVVLLGTKGFDRVENILAVIKTAAIVMFIIIAICAVFGWFGLDGGKPPSFPNTYNELFPKGLKGFWTSLIYAFYAFGGIEVIGLMAMQLKKKEDAPKAGTIMLMVLTIIYVVSLGLAVTMVSLGAFNEKESPFVSALDNYHLTFFPHVFNGAIIIAGFSTMTASLFGVTNLLVTLSNDGNAPSLFMQKIKKFKDLPLSSLGLGALGLLGSIITALLLPGKIYEYITTSAGILLLYNWAFIILSSFKILENKIWSKITAVFGLLLIFAAVSGTLLEKEIRPGFFISLLFIVIIGLAAIFMKFKVWNKNKAMAARASKSELD encoded by the coding sequence ATGACAACAAAAGCCAATTGCAGTTCAGCCAAAGGGAAGACTGTTCAAGATTCCAAATCATCAGGTGAACAACAAGGCGATATGAAATGGTGGCAGCTATCATTAGTCGGTGTAGGCTGTACAATCGGGACAGGATATTTTCTTGGATCCACCATAGGGATTAAAACGACAGGGCCATCTATTGTATTTTCATTTGTTTTGGCTGCACTAGGTACATACATCGTTTATAATCTGCTTGCTAAGATGACGGCTGCCGATCCTCAAGAGGGTTCTTTTTGTTATTATGCCAATAAAGCATTTGGACGATGGGCTGGCTTTAGCTGTGGCTGGAATTATTGGTCCTCCAATATATTGATCATGGGAAGTCAGCTTACTGCGCTTTCGCTGTTATCTCAATTTTGGTTTCCGAAAGTCCCGCTGTGGCTATTTGCGGCTGGATTTGCCATTATTTCAATTTTTGTGGTATTGCTTGGAACAAAAGGGTTCGACAGAGTTGAAAACATCCTGGCGGTAATTAAGACAGCGGCAATCGTAATGTTTATCATTATAGCAATATGTGCCGTTTTCGGCTGGTTTGGTCTTGATGGGGGGAAACCGCCGTCATTTCCGAATACGTACAATGAATTGTTTCCAAAAGGGCTAAAAGGGTTTTGGACATCCCTTATCTATGCCTTTTATGCGTTTGGCGGCATTGAAGTCATTGGATTGATGGCGATGCAGCTGAAAAAGAAAGAGGATGCGCCAAAGGCAGGGACGATCATGCTCATGGTTCTTACGATCATATATGTGGTTTCATTGGGATTAGCCGTAACCATGGTTTCATTAGGAGCATTCAATGAAAAAGAAAGCCCATTTGTTTCTGCATTGGACAATTATCACCTGACATTTTTCCCTCATGTATTTAATGGTGCGATCATCATTGCCGGTTTCTCGACGATGACCGCTTCACTGTTTGGTGTAACCAATCTGTTAGTAACGCTTTCCAACGATGGGAATGCGCCCTCATTATTCATGCAAAAGATCAAAAAATTCAAGGATCTTCCACTGTCCTCATTGGGTCTTGGAGCCTTAGGGCTTTTAGGGTCAATCATCACAGCCTTGCTCCTGCCAGGCAAGATTTATGAATACATTACAACCTCAGCTGGGATATTGCTTTTATATAACTGGGCATTCATCATTCTTTCTTCATTCAAAATCTTGGAAAATAAAATTTGGAGTAAGATTACCGCCGTTTTTGGACTTCTGCTAATTTTTGCTGCGGTCAGTGGCACACTGCTTGAAAAAGAGATCCGTCCCGGGTTTTTCATAAGCCTTTTATTCATCGTGATCATCGGGCTTGCTGCCATTTTCATGAAGTTCAAGGTTTGGAATAAAAACAAGGCGATGGCCGCAAGAGCGAGTAAATCAGAACTAGATTGA
- a CDS encoding ribonuclease J, protein MSVNENALSILALGGVNEIGKNMYVVQYSNDMVIIDCGAKFPDESLLGVDLIIPDISFLQENKEKIRALIVTHGHEDHIGGIPYFLKKLNVPIYATRLTLGLIELKLKEHNLLGDTELIQIDSDSTLEFGEMSLDFFKTNHSIPDCLGVTMHTPEGTVVHTGDFKFDLTPMNDQYPDIHKMAEIGSAGVLALLSESTNAERPGSSPSEHLVGSHIEEAFMQAKQKVILSTFASNVNRVQQVVNAAQKTNRKLALLGRSMVNVVSVAIERGYLEVPDGMIIQAHEVDNYAPERVAVLCTGSQGEPFAALSRLSSSNYRDMSILPGDTVILASTPIPGNERDVSRIIDNLFQLGAKVIYGSGTVTGMHVSGHAYQEELKLMLTLMKPKYFIPIHGEYRMLHQHRLLAEAVGVEKGNTFIINNGDVVDIENSVARQTRKVAAGNTFVDGMGVGDVGEVVLRDRKQLSEDGMLVIVITLSKTERKIVSGPDTISRGFVYVQNSEELLRHVNRLVTKTVNDLQSEKIYRWNIIKQTIKKELGQYLYNQTKKKPMILPLIIEI, encoded by the coding sequence TTGAGTGTGAATGAAAATGCTTTGTCCATTCTGGCTCTAGGCGGAGTGAATGAAATCGGTAAAAACATGTATGTGGTTCAATATTCAAACGATATGGTCATTATCGACTGTGGTGCAAAGTTTCCTGATGAAAGTTTATTAGGAGTCGACTTGATCATTCCTGATATTTCCTTTCTACAAGAAAATAAGGAGAAGATCCGGGCTTTAATCGTGACTCATGGGCATGAAGATCATATAGGCGGCATCCCCTATTTCTTGAAAAAATTGAATGTACCCATTTATGCCACACGTTTAACACTTGGGTTGATTGAATTGAAATTAAAAGAACATAACCTTTTGGGTGATACTGAATTAATCCAGATCGACTCGGATTCAACGTTGGAATTTGGGGAGATGAGTCTGGATTTTTTCAAAACGAATCACAGTATTCCTGATTGTCTTGGAGTCACCATGCATACACCGGAGGGTACGGTCGTCCATACAGGGGACTTTAAATTTGACTTAACTCCCATGAATGACCAATATCCCGATATTCATAAAATGGCCGAAATCGGGAGTGCAGGTGTCTTGGCTTTATTATCTGAGAGCACTAACGCTGAACGTCCAGGCTCAAGTCCCTCGGAGCATCTGGTTGGAAGTCATATTGAAGAGGCGTTTATGCAGGCTAAACAGAAAGTCATTCTTTCAACTTTCGCTTCAAACGTCAATCGTGTTCAACAAGTGGTGAACGCTGCCCAGAAGACAAACCGAAAACTCGCCTTACTGGGACGAAGCATGGTGAATGTCGTATCCGTTGCCATCGAGCGCGGCTACCTTGAGGTTCCTGATGGGATGATAATTCAAGCACATGAAGTCGATAATTATGCTCCTGAAAGGGTCGCGGTTTTATGTACGGGAAGTCAAGGAGAGCCGTTTGCTGCCCTGTCCCGCCTTTCCAGTTCGAATTATCGCGATATGAGCATATTACCTGGTGATACAGTGATCCTTGCCTCCACTCCAATACCCGGAAATGAACGGGATGTTTCCCGTATCATCGACAACCTGTTCCAATTGGGGGCCAAAGTCATATACGGTTCTGGGACTGTAACAGGCATGCATGTTTCTGGACATGCCTATCAGGAAGAGTTAAAGCTCATGCTTACCCTGATGAAACCTAAGTATTTCATACCCATTCACGGTGAGTATAGGATGTTGCACCAACATCGGCTACTTGCTGAGGCTGTAGGGGTGGAAAAGGGCAATACTTTCATTATCAATAATGGCGATGTCGTGGATATTGAAAACTCGGTCGCCCGTCAAACGAGAAAGGTTGCTGCCGGCAATACCTTTGTTGACGGTATGGGCGTTGGTGATGTTGGAGAAGTCGTACTGCGCGACCGTAAGCAGCTTTCCGAAGATGGGATGCTCGTAATTGTCATAACACTAAGCAAGACGGAAAGAAAAATAGTATCAGGACCCGATACCATTTCCCGTGGATTTGTATATGTTCAAAATTCCGAAGAGCTCCTTCGGCATGTAAATCGTCTTGTCACGAAAACGGTCAACGACTTGCAAAGTGAAAAAATATACCGATGGAATATCATAAAACAAACCATCAAGAAGGAACTAGGGCAATATCTCTATAACCAAACCAAGAAAAAACCAATGATCCTTCCGTTAATCATTGAGATTTAG
- a CDS encoding YhgE/Pip domain-containing protein: protein MKGLQLVLQDIKAMWKHKHGRIALIFLLIVPLIYSGFFLAGYWNPYGQMDQLPVAVVNLDNGSEMDHKPIEAGNDFVKQLKKQKELDFHFVSAKEANKGLKEGTYYMVVTIPDDFSENVTTLMDEKPETAKLLYTVNPGKNFVASQISTTAVEKMTTKINASITKVYSEGILSKFHDISKGLKDAGDGAEELHQGTADAKSGSENLSDGIQDLNTGAQQLKTGSTKLLAGQETLADGAEGLTSGSRNLYSGMKQLSEGHQSLENALNEVNQGVKNWSAGNAKLMQGQKEAADTANTLKKQLDAYMKSHPDAIKDQDFKQIVALSVGLSKSATALNAGQKQLGEGAAKVADGQDTIQTGMKTFGDKMAQATSGAKQLNEGSEQLANGLFKWKNGFSTLNNGIDSLAGGSSQLASGSTELQDGLASLETGSSKLSTKLNEAADKTASLQYGDSTTSMFSEPVQLVQSNLSEVPNYGTGIAPYFLSLAFYVGGIMASNILPLGRRQNLKVTGTVHFMNKLGLVYVIGMIQALLVDAVVLFGFHLHVASVPVFILSSIIVSFTFMTFILMLVTVFGVVGKFAAVTLLVFQLATCGGTFPGELGMPLLMKIGSFLPMAHSLKELQEVISLGGWENLRTQIWILLAYLITAAIIGWIASHIQHAKVTSKEVTS, encoded by the coding sequence ATGAAAGGTTTACAACTTGTACTTCAAGATATAAAAGCAATGTGGAAACATAAACACGGGAGAATCGCCTTGATTTTCCTTTTGATCGTTCCATTGATTTACTCTGGTTTCTTCTTGGCAGGATATTGGAACCCATATGGACAGATGGATCAGCTCCCTGTAGCAGTGGTCAATCTCGATAATGGTTCGGAAATGGACCATAAGCCAATCGAAGCTGGAAATGATTTCGTTAAACAATTGAAGAAGCAGAAAGAATTGGACTTTCACTTTGTATCAGCAAAGGAGGCTAATAAGGGTCTTAAAGAAGGGACCTATTATATGGTTGTCACGATTCCGGATGATTTTTCGGAAAATGTCACGACTTTAATGGATGAAAAACCGGAAACGGCTAAACTTTTGTATACTGTCAATCCAGGTAAAAACTTCGTTGCCTCACAGATCAGCACAACTGCTGTTGAAAAGATGACTACAAAGATCAACGCAAGCATTACGAAAGTATATTCTGAAGGCATCCTTTCAAAATTCCACGATATTTCTAAAGGCTTGAAGGATGCCGGGGATGGAGCGGAAGAGCTTCATCAAGGAACGGCGGATGCGAAAAGCGGCAGTGAGAACTTGTCCGATGGAATTCAGGACTTGAATACTGGCGCCCAGCAGCTGAAAACAGGGAGCACAAAGCTCTTGGCTGGACAAGAAACCTTAGCCGATGGTGCGGAAGGATTAACATCAGGTTCCCGGAACCTGTATTCCGGCATGAAGCAGCTATCTGAAGGACATCAATCATTGGAAAATGCTTTGAATGAAGTAAATCAGGGGGTTAAGAACTGGTCAGCCGGAAATGCAAAACTGATGCAAGGGCAAAAAGAGGCGGCTGATACAGCGAATACTCTTAAGAAACAATTGGATGCCTATATGAAAAGTCATCCTGATGCAATAAAGGATCAAGACTTCAAGCAAATCGTTGCCCTGTCAGTTGGTTTATCCAAATCAGCCACCGCTTTAAATGCCGGACAAAAACAACTTGGCGAAGGTGCTGCTAAAGTGGCGGATGGACAAGACACCATTCAAACCGGGATGAAAACCTTTGGTGATAAGATGGCACAAGCTACCTCTGGTGCTAAGCAATTAAACGAGGGATCTGAACAATTAGCGAATGGATTATTTAAATGGAAAAATGGTTTCTCCACTTTAAATAACGGAATCGATTCGTTAGCCGGCGGAAGCAGCCAGCTAGCCAGTGGATCTACGGAACTTCAAGACGGACTGGCTTCACTGGAAACGGGATCAAGCAAGTTATCCACCAAGCTTAATGAAGCAGCCGATAAAACGGCCAGTCTTCAGTACGGCGATTCGACCACTTCGATGTTCTCTGAACCCGTGCAATTGGTTCAATCCAATCTATCGGAAGTTCCTAACTATGGGACCGGGATTGCCCCTTATTTTCTGTCACTGGCCTTTTATGTAGGTGGTATCATGGCTTCCAATATTTTACCGCTTGGCCGCAGGCAGAATCTAAAGGTTACCGGAACCGTTCATTTCATGAATAAATTAGGGCTGGTATATGTAATCGGCATGATTCAGGCACTTCTAGTGGATGCGGTCGTCCTTTTTGGATTCCATTTACATGTGGCAAGTGTCCCAGTATTCATTCTGTCAAGCATCATCGTTTCATTCACCTTCATGACGTTCATCCTTATGTTGGTGACCGTATTCGGAGTGGTTGGCAAATTCGCAGCAGTGACCCTTCTCGTGTTCCAATTGGCTACTTGCGGCGGAACATTCCCTGGCGAACTCGGCATGCCATTATTAATGAAAATCGGTTCATTTCTACCTATGGCCCACTCACTAAAAGAGCTGCAAGAGGTCATCTCATTAGGAGGCTGGGAAAACTTGCGGACGCAGATATGGATCTTACTTGCCTATCTAATTACTGCAGCGATCATTGGCTGGATAGCCAGTCATATCCAGCATGCAAAGGTAACTTCAAAAGAAGTGACTTCTTGA
- a CDS encoding TetR/AcrR family transcriptional regulator: protein MNNRRQNVIDAAHKLFIDKGYQATSIQDILDGSGISKGTFYNYFPSKGELFIAIFRSVYTRIRHDREKLLIGQDSADIEIFIQQLELQMMVNKQSKLLILIEEVRVSNDEELKQFINQTLLLSIRWMYDRFLDIFGESKKPYLLDSVIIFHSMMTHMNHFSYRANAVGTPDIQIIRYCMNRIVHLVNEVADSGEQILDPEQMDTWFPHFKNHLDPCHNDLLNSTTDLKKVINNAFTCGEDRSRAIELVDFIQDELMQSDKPRKFLIESLLLTLKTQYAAQIQGYIETFEESINSCMSQ from the coding sequence ATGAATAATCGAAGGCAGAATGTCATCGATGCGGCTCATAAGCTGTTTATTGATAAGGGCTACCAAGCCACGTCCATTCAGGACATTTTAGACGGCAGCGGTATTTCAAAAGGTACTTTTTATAATTATTTCCCTTCGAAGGGTGAATTATTTATTGCCATTTTCCGTTCCGTCTATACAAGGATTCGCCACGACAGGGAAAAACTGTTGATTGGTCAAGATTCAGCTGATATTGAAATTTTCATCCAACAGCTCGAATTGCAGATGATGGTGAACAAACAAAGTAAATTGCTTATCCTGATCGAAGAAGTCCGTGTTTCCAACGACGAGGAATTAAAGCAATTCATCAATCAAACTCTATTGTTGAGCATACGATGGATGTATGACCGTTTTCTCGATATATTCGGGGAAAGCAAAAAACCCTATCTATTAGATAGCGTCATTATCTTTCATTCGATGATGACCCATATGAATCATTTTAGTTATCGTGCTAATGCGGTCGGTACACCGGACATACAAATTATCCGCTATTGCATGAACCGAATTGTCCATTTAGTCAATGAAGTGGCTGATAGCGGAGAACAGATCCTTGATCCCGAACAAATGGATACGTGGTTTCCCCACTTTAAAAACCATCTTGATCCTTGCCATAATGATTTGCTAAATTCCACCACGGATTTGAAAAAAGTAATAAACAATGCTTTTACTTGCGGTGAAGATCGATCAAGGGCAATTGAACTGGTCGATTTTATCCAAGATGAGCTGATGCAGTCCGACAAACCGCGAAAATTTTTGATTGAAAGTTTGCTGCTCACTTTAAAGACTCAATATGCAGCGCAGATACAAGGCTACATCGAGACTTTTGAAGAAAGCATCAACTCATGCATGAGCCAATGA
- a CDS encoding LysR family transcriptional regulator, translating to MEILQLQYFQTVARLEHMTKAAEQLQIAQPSLSKTISRLEEDLGVPLFDREHRKIKLNAAGRIFLNRVERAFAELNEGRREIVELTDQDQKNITLAVTIPRVLPDLLGTFLSKYPDVRFQQFLKSISSMKQLLIEGEIDYCISSVPIEGPDLKWEPLITEEIYLIVPPNHRLAGRESIQLHEVKDEPFISMNTGFGFRSLTDQFCLEAGFVQHIAFEGDEPAVISDLVRKGLGIAFVSELTWLHQTGSLSHKIRITEPACQRTIGLGWSEKRYFTPVAKQFRLFVMDYFAAANSARPKDE from the coding sequence ATGGAAATATTACAGCTGCAGTACTTTCAAACAGTAGCACGACTGGAACATATGACGAAGGCTGCGGAACAACTTCAGATTGCTCAGCCGTCGCTCAGTAAAACCATATCCCGGCTTGAAGAGGATTTGGGAGTCCCGCTATTCGATAGGGAACACCGGAAAATCAAGCTCAATGCAGCCGGACGAATATTCTTGAACAGGGTCGAACGGGCTTTTGCGGAACTGAATGAGGGAAGGCGCGAAATTGTGGAATTAACAGATCAAGACCAAAAGAACATCACCTTGGCCGTTACCATCCCTAGGGTCCTGCCTGATTTATTGGGCACATTTTTATCTAAATATCCGGATGTACGTTTTCAACAATTCCTAAAATCCATATCATCCATGAAACAGCTTCTAATTGAAGGGGAAATCGATTATTGCATATCATCCGTGCCGATAGAAGGCCCCGACCTAAAGTGGGAACCGCTGATAACCGAAGAAATATATCTGATCGTGCCTCCCAATCACCGGCTGGCTGGCAGGGAAAGCATCCAACTTCATGAAGTGAAAGATGAACCATTCATCAGTATGAACACAGGCTTCGGATTCCGCAGCCTAACCGACCAATTTTGCCTCGAAGCAGGATTTGTCCAGCACATCGCATTCGAAGGCGATGAACCTGCTGTCATCTCGGACCTTGTCAGGAAAGGGTTGGGCATTGCCTTCGTATCCGAATTGACATGGCTCCATCAAACCGGGTCATTATCCCATAAAATCCGGATAACCGAACCTGCCTGTCAAAGAACCATAGGGCTTGGCTGGTCAGAAAAACGCTACTTCACCCCGGTAGCCAAGCAATTTCGTTTATTTGTCATGGATTATTTCGCTGCCGCCAACTCCGCCAGACCAAAGGATGAATAA
- a CDS encoding DHA2 family efflux MFS transporter permease subunit, giving the protein MSTAQTTEKKGPYGILAILMIGAFIAILNSTLLNIALPSIKTDLGIETSTVQWLTTGYMLVNGIMIPATAFLIRKYSVRNLFLTAMLLFSIGTIVAGVAEAFPLLLGARMVQAAGSAIMMPLLMNVLLTAFPVEKRGSAMGLFGLVMMFAPAIGPTLSGWIIEHYDWRMLFHFITPLALLVLIFGFFKLKDKKEKVDIKIDKLSVILSSLGFGGLLYGFSSAGSKGWDSPWVYGTLIVGAISLILFITRQLKMETPMLEFRIFKHPMFALSATISISLNMALFSGMILMPLYTQTVRGISPFDSGLLMLPGALLMALMSPVTGKLFDKFGARVLASTGLFITVVTTYFFSKFTMDTSYTHIVILFSIRAFGLSMAMMPIMTNGLNSLPARMNPHGTAMNNTLNQVSGAIGTALLVTVMSNHAASSGESLMTKAMSKLTSQPTAEVMEKMQAQVGMQAMLDGINFSFFVSTFIVAVALILSLFIKRAWPAEEKTAVKKNQTA; this is encoded by the coding sequence GTGAGTACTGCACAAACAACTGAAAAAAAAGGGCCGTATGGCATTTTAGCCATACTGATGATCGGTGCGTTTATAGCGATACTGAATTCAACCCTTTTAAATATTGCACTGCCATCAATTAAAACAGACCTGGGAATAGAAACTTCCACAGTCCAATGGCTGACAACGGGCTACATGCTCGTGAACGGAATCATGATTCCGGCAACAGCCTTCTTAATAAGGAAATATTCAGTGCGTAATCTTTTCCTGACAGCAATGCTCCTATTCTCAATCGGGACGATCGTTGCAGGTGTAGCGGAAGCATTCCCACTATTATTGGGAGCACGTATGGTTCAGGCTGCAGGTTCTGCAATTATGATGCCGTTATTAATGAACGTACTTTTAACTGCTTTCCCTGTTGAAAAACGGGGCTCGGCAATGGGATTATTCGGTTTAGTCATGATGTTTGCCCCTGCAATCGGGCCGACGCTTTCAGGCTGGATCATCGAACATTATGATTGGAGAATGCTATTCCATTTCATTACTCCGCTTGCTTTATTAGTGCTAATTTTCGGCTTCTTCAAGCTTAAAGACAAAAAGGAAAAAGTCGATATTAAAATCGATAAATTATCGGTCATCCTATCAAGCCTGGGCTTTGGCGGCCTGCTTTATGGATTCAGTTCCGCAGGCAGCAAGGGTTGGGATAGCCCTTGGGTTTATGGAACATTGATTGTCGGTGCCATTTCCCTGATCCTTTTCATTACACGCCAACTTAAAATGGAAACACCGATGCTTGAATTCAGGATCTTCAAACATCCAATGTTCGCTTTATCTGCAACGATTTCAATCTCGCTGAATATGGCTCTGTTTTCGGGGATGATCCTAATGCCATTGTATACACAAACAGTCCGTGGCATTTCACCATTTGATTCCGGCTTGCTGATGCTGCCTGGAGCACTATTAATGGCCCTTATGTCACCGGTCACAGGTAAGCTCTTCGATAAGTTCGGTGCTCGCGTGCTTGCTTCAACCGGTTTATTTATCACCGTTGTCACAACGTATTTCTTCAGTAAATTTACAATGGATACATCTTATACACACATTGTGATTCTGTTTTCCATTCGTGCATTCGGGCTTTCCATGGCAATGATGCCAATCATGACAAACGGATTGAACTCGCTGCCAGCCCGTATGAACCCGCATGGTACAGCGATGAATAACACACTTAACCAAGTCTCCGGTGCTATCGGTACTGCATTGCTTGTTACGGTCATGTCTAACCATGCAGCTTCTTCCGGTGAGAGCTTAATGACCAAAGCGATGAGCAAATTAACAAGCCAGCCCACTGCTGAGGTGATGGAAAAAATGCAGGCCCAAGTCGGAATGCAGGCGATGCTGGATGGAATTAACTTCTCCTTCTTTGTATCGACCTTCATTGTTGCTGTGGCACTGATTCTGTCATTATTCATCAAGCGTGCGTGGCCGGCTGAAGAAAAAACAGCCGTGAAAAAGAATCAAACCGCTTAA